From Anopheles darlingi chromosome 2, idAnoDarlMG_H_01, whole genome shotgun sequence, the proteins below share one genomic window:
- the LOC125952072 gene encoding receptor-type tyrosine-protein phosphatase N2, with the protein MSSIDTSTTEAAWITTATATTSSSRTSSTKTASTITSTTSIWRHLMLATVLLLGLISGGVPGGGTNILAAAEGNIGCLFAETLCLEHLEWCYDDFAFGKCLPQYGLEPEELFRRPLDEDQSRILARMLEELQGAGLGWEHPFTQCRIQGALFAIRTNTDIPQTLCASLAPDPEVLGPQSPLAFVRFTPPNEEYADEVYYPPPKKAFAAGVIDVLPEVIPIGPHTQTSRPQAVDLRELQDRIALDRMLRQYEAAEQAMRQHPPDVTDYLDDGADLNEIADSQLLPFKPDREWAAGASKRGETAIFREQQSYQPHPAHQDIDEERALKELVERLTPNDEADFQYIYPKTSSFREYAKEHHIPKISNFAPENVHQLDGGNAAGGDGVKPKADTPNADKFYKKPHKTHHRNDLPVASIRESNAAYAPPSGPEAGLYTEGGFVYVPKAGAAGVRPGKDDARTLLDNILGFTRRERLDVKKPGPPAAPPPSGQSPSEPPKEIAPADKATGAAGAGAHDGPGSKSKKELFAHTDEDHAPHSVDTEYAHVILKNPIDNWKDGSRIVAALAELLNMQGYFSHPRVDRHEVSFRVESNPDRKTAADVAKQINDSRFKNNLSRRLGVLVIQAGVGDKTKELDSVSSQRLKRVEEGPNVTHVMAYMFAGAGVAAAIVIGMTLFVIRKHDKKKDKLGGLQSGLGRGGCESSSNDYQDLCRARMASGKPGATPSDSPSGGRITALAKESEARPPSSRSSTSSWSEEPALTNMDISTGHMVLSYMEDHLRNKGRLQREWEALCRYEAEPSARDAALQSQCAPLNRAGAPLPYDHSRVVLNHLANAEGMDYINASTITDHDPRAPAYVAAQGPMQATLAHFWQMVWEQGAVVLVALCRLQENGESACARYWPEEGAEVYHIYEVHLVSEHIWCEDYLVRSFYLKNLRTGETRTVTQFHFLSWPQGGVPTSAKALLDFRRKVNKSYRGRSCPIVVHSSNGSGRTGAYILLDLVLGRMNKGAREIDIAATLEHLRDQRAGLVATRQQFEFVLMAVAEEVHAILKALPQTTSAAGKGSQDQENGAKDGQNNGTTAKEETSKDKPAEK; encoded by the exons GATGTCTGTTCGCTGAAACACTGTGCTTGGAACACCTGGAATGGTGCTACGATG ACTTTGCGTTCGGTAAGTGTTTGCCCCAGTACGGGTTGGAACCGGAGGAGCTGTTTCGGCGGCCGCTGGACGAGGACCAGAGCCGTATCCTGGCGCGCATGCTAGAGGAGCTACAAGGTGCCGGCCTCGGCTGGGAGCATCCGTTCACGCAGTGCCGCATCCAGGGTGCGCTCTTCGCCATCCGGACCAACACGGACATCCCGCAGACGCTGTGCGCTAGTCTGGCACCCGATCCGGAAGTACTCGGGCCCCAGAGTCCGCTTGCGTTCGTACGCTTTACGCCACCGAACGAGGAGTACGCCGATGAGGTTTACTATCCGCCACCGAAGAAAGCGTTCGCCGCCGGTGTGATCGATGTGCTGCCGGAGGTGATTCCAATCGGGCCACACACGCAAACCAGCCGTCCGCAGGCTGTCGATTTACGCGAGCTACAGGATCGTATCGCGCTGGACCGGATGCTCCGGCAGTACGAGGCGGCTGAGCAGGCAATGCGTCAACATCCGCCCGATGTAACCGACTACCTGGACGATGGAGCGGATCTGAATGAGATCGCCGATAGTCAGTTGCTACCGTTTAAGCCGGATCGGGAGTGGGCTGCCGGGGCGAGTAAGCGCGGTGAGACGGCCATCTTTCGCGAACAGCAGTCATACCAGCCACACCCGGCACACCAGGATATCGACGAAGAGCGGGCACTGAAAGAATTGGTCGAACGGTTAACACCGAACGATGAGGCCGACTTCCAGTACATCTACCCGAAGACGTCCTCTTTCCGGGAGTACGCCAAGGAGCACCACATTCCGAAGATATCGAACTTTGCCCCGGAGAACGTGCATCAGCTGGATGGTGGtaacgctgctggtggtgatggtgtgaagCCAAAGGCCGACACACCCAATGCGGACAAGTTCTACAAGAAACCCCACAAGACGCACCACCGTAACGATCTGCCGGTTGCGAGTATCCGCGAGTCAAACGCTGCCTATGCGCCACCTTCGGGCCCAGAAGCCGGTCTCTATACTGAGGGTGGGTTCGTGTACGTTCCGAAGGCGGGAGCTGCTGGTGTACGACCTGGCAAGGATGATGCACGTACGCTGCTGGACAACATTCTGGGGTTCACGAGACGCGAACGGTTGGATGTGAAGAAGCCGGGACcaccggcggcaccaccaccgtccgggCAGAGTCCAAGTGAACCACCGAAGGAGATCGCCCCGGCGGACAAGGCGAccggcgctgctggtgctggtgcccaCGATGGTCCTGGATCCAAGTCGAAGAAGGAACTGTTTGCCCACACGGATGAAGACCATGCACCTCACTCGGTCGATACGGAGTACGCGCACGTCATACTGAAGAACCC CATTGACAACTGGAAGGATGGATCGAGAATCGTGGCGGCGCTAGCGGAACTGCTGAACATGCAGGGTTACTTTAGCCATCCGCGTGTCGACCGGCACGAGGTGTCGTTCCGCGTCGAGTCGAATCCGGACCGGAAGACGGCGGCCGATGTAGCGAAGCAGATCAACGATAGCCGCTTCAAGAACAATCTGTCGCGACGGCTCGGTGTGCTCGTCATACAGGCCGGTGTGGGCGATAAGACCAAGGAGCTGGATTCCGTGTCCTCCCAGCGTCTGAAGCGTGTCGAAGAGGGTCCGAACGTGACGCACGTGATGGCGTACATGTTTGCGGGTGCCGGTGTTGcggccgccatcgtcatcggcatgACACTGTTCGTGATCCGAAAGCAcgacaagaagaaggacaagCTGGGTGGCCTACAGTCCGGGTTGGGGCGTGGTGGATGCGAGAGCTCTAGCAACGATTACCAGGATCTATGCCGGGCACGGATGGCCAGTGGAAAGCCAGGGGCAACGCCCAGTGACTCACCGAGCGGTGGTCGCATTACGGCGCTTGCCAAGGAATCCGAAGCACGGCCACCGTCATCCCGCTCGAGCACCTCGTCCTGGAGTGAGGAACCGGCGCTAACGAACATGGACATCTCGACCGGACACATGGTACTGTCGTACATGGAGGATCATCTGCGGAACAAGGGACGGCTGCAGCGAGAATGGGAAGCCTTGTGTCGTTACGAGGCCGAACCGAGTGCCCGAGATGCGGCTTTGCAGTCCCAGTGTGCACCGTTGAATCGTGCCGGTGCGCCACTTCCGTACGATCATTCGCGTGTGGTCCTGAATCATCTGGCCAACGCTGAGGGTATGGATTACATCAATGCGTCCACCATCACGGATCATGATCCGCGGGCACCGGCGTATGTGGCCGCGCAAGGACCGATGCAAGCGACACTCGCACACTTCTGGCAGATGGTGTGGGAGCAGGGTGCCGTCGTGCTGGTGGCCCTCTGTCGTCTGCAGGAGAACGGTGAATCCGCCTGCGCCCGGTACTGGCCGGAAGAGGGAGCCGAGGTGTACCACATCTACGAGGTGCATCTGGTCAGCGAGCACATCTGGTGTGAGGACTATCTGGTGCGCTCGTTCTATCTAAAGAACCTGCGTACCGGTGAAACGCGCACCGTCACTCAGTTCCACTTCCTATCCTGGCCGCAAGGCGGTGTGCCAACGTCCGCCAAGGCGCTCCTTGATTTCCGGCGTAAGGTCAACAAATCGTACCGTGGCCGTTCCTGTCCGATCGTAGTACACAGCAG TAATGGTTCCGGACGCACGGGAGCCTACATTCTGCTCGATCTGGTACTGGGACGGATGAACAAGGGTGCCCGTGAGATTGACATTGCGGCGACGCTGGAGCATCTGCGTGATCAGCGGGCAGGGCTAGTGGCTACCAGGCAGCAGTTTGAGTTTGTGCTAATGGCCGTGGCGGAGGAGGTGCACGCCATTCTGAAGGCTCTTCCACAGACGACGAGTGCCGCTGGTAAGGGTTCGCAGGACCAGGAGAACGGTGCCAAGGATGGCCAAAACAATGGCACGACTGCGAAGGAAGAGACGTCGAAGGACAAACCGGCCGAAAAGTGA